The region ACGGCACacacaacgtgtgtgtgtgtgtgtgtgtgtgtgtgtgtgtgtgtaatgaaccttcttatccaagtatttctGGACATATTCTTACCCGCCGCAATCATCCTCTGTTGAACGGTTCTCCTGTCCACCCTCTGTAACAACCACTTCTACGCAGTCTTTTCTTACCCAtgcccattaattgtgtgactgcCTCAGTACCTTAAtcctaaatgctaaagtcacccatcgaaatcaaagaaaatggatcACACGAGATCGTCTACACCTGCGGTCAGGTTTAGACTGGTGGGGTGACTTCACTGCGCAGAAGAGGAGAATTTTGGTGCGAGGTTGAGAAGACTTGCTGGTATATTCTGTGACGGCCTCCATGttgagtcccccccccccccccctctctctctctctctctctctctctctctctctctctctctctctctctctctctctctctctctctctctctgtgtgaatAGGACTTTAAACATTCAATTTTTTTAACTCCTTCATGATAGGTATAAAACTCTCATATTCTTTttatcctccacctcccccaGGAATCGGACATCTGTTTGGCTGCGTTGCATGCAGGTGTTGTTACCAGACTGGGCACCAGTGTCACCATCACACGGCTCAAAGGCAGGGCTCGTGAGGTCTTCGGTACAAGCCAGAACCGTATAGTCTCCCAGACGAAGGAAAGGTAAGATCTTGTCGTGGTAGCCATTTTCCTTAGATATACGTAGTTACACGAAGGCTAAAAGGCCATTTTGTGATCAGTTCTTTATTATCAGTGATACTATATCCACTATTACTTTTCCGTGATGACTGACCTGACACAGATCTCTTTCCACAGAAATGATGGCATTGTTTTCAGAGTGCAAAATCTAGTGCAGGAGGAGCCTGGTAAGTGACGTGTGTGAAAGGTGGCTGACAGGTGAGTGGTTCATTTAACAGACTTACCTGGCCTATCCTTGCCGCCTAAACTCTGTACTAATTATAAAGGGAAATAATTCTGAACAAGACTCAGGGGATATTCAGGCAAGCGAGGTCtatcagatgagagagagagagagagagagagagagagagagagagagtcatcaggTGTGGGGTGTGATTGGTCAGCAGGTATGGGGTGTGGTTGATCAGCAGGTGTGGGGTGtggttgattattttttttagcgtATGTAAATCAACATGTTCGGTCTTCGCTCAATCCACAGACACGGTGGATGAAGTGTTGATGGTTCACAATGGTGGTTCTGGGTCTGTCGTTCGCTTCACTTGTTTCTCGCAAGATCAGAAATCTACCATCTCTGCCACCAGTCTCCGAAGCTGGAACTACACAAAGATCGAGATAAGTAAGATGAACTGGAAGTGGTGGAAGTGTTACCAGTCATAACAGTAGAAGCGGTATTtttgggttattattattatcattattatcattattattatcattgctattattattattatgattattatgattattatgattattattattagtattatattgATTGTTAGTAAGTATTaatgtatgtagtagtagtagtagtagtagtattaatggtagtagtagtagtagtagtagtagtagtaataataaaaataatagtagtagtagtagtagtagtagtaataataggaatagtagtagtagtaataggaatagtagtgaaaataaacatgggtggaggtatcttttatgtagtagaaaaaaaagtagtagtagtagtagtagtagtagtagtagtagtaatatctattactactactactacaagtaat is a window of Eriocheir sinensis breed Jianghai 21 unplaced genomic scaffold, ASM2467909v1 Scaffold1138, whole genome shotgun sequence DNA encoding:
- the LOC126989368 gene encoding uncharacterized protein LOC126989368, encoding MAVMRIVVVVVVACLTLLVQVTEGNNPSCYKFAQLKLHDGESKNYSCPEEECSERSETSGKVTGTGNYFWESDICLAALHAGVVTRLGTSVTITRLKGRAREVFGTSQNRIVSQTKERNDGIVFRVQNLVQEEPDTVDEVLMVHNGGSGSVVRFTCFSQDQKSTISATSLRSWNYTKIEISKMNWKWWKCYQS